A region of the Candidatus Sericytochromatia bacterium genome:
ATCTCTTTGAGCTTGATCGCCTCTAGCACCAGCTGGGGGCCTTCCATTGGAATGGCATAGAGGGCCGCGAGCGCCTGGTGATGCAGATCATCACCCTCCAGTCCGAGGCCGTGCAACACGCGGGCCTGCTCCAGGGCCAGGGCGTGCGTCTGAGGCGAACGCAACGCCACCAAGCCAGCCTGCAACGGCCCCTGTGTTCCCATCAGAAGCGCCAGCATCGCAGGGACGTGGCCGGCATAAGCCTCAATGCGGTATAGCGTCACACGATCGGCAGAGATCAGAACGGCATCCAGAATGTCGTCCAGGCGAAAAGCAAGATCATGCAGGTCCTCGCGATCGAGCGGTGTCAAGAAGGTGCCGTTAAGCTTGTCGATCAACGCATAAGTGGGCCCCTCGCGACGGTGCTCCGCCCTACGGCGTTCGCGCAGGGCCTCACCGGCAGCGGCATCACCCGCGACGAAGCGCTGCAATTCGCAAGTGGCATCGTAAATACGCGCCGCGGAGGCCTCGAGCAGTTCGAAAAAACTCAGGTCTTTGGGCAGAAATTTCAGCATCGGGGATGGTCTCCAAGAAAAAAACCGAGCCCAGCAGGGCTCGGTAGATGGTCACAGCAGGTGGAGGATTAGCCGAACGGTCAGATGGAGTTTGGCAGCGCGCTTTCGGTGCATTCGCCACCCACCCACGCGGGTGGGGTGATGCGCGTCGAAGGTGGCCGCAGGCCCGTTCGTCTGCATGGCCAAGAGCCTACCCTGAAGCCTGCCGACTTGTAAAGCGAAGCGAATGATCCGAAAGATTGCCTCTCAGGGGCGTACGATGCCGCGGGAAAGCGCCCGGCACGCTGAGGTTCAAGGCGCTTGCGACCTGGTGAGCCCAGCCATGCGAATCAACTCGGCATAGGCATCAGCCCCCTCCGTTCGCACCCGAGTGAAGCGCTGTTGACGGCAATCGACGCTAAACAGACCAAAACGAGGGGAAAAAGAACCCCACTCGTAATTGTCGGTGATGGACCAGTGGACATACCCGATGACAGGGACCCCTTGCGCCTGGGCGCGCTGCACCTGAGCGATATGCGCTCGAAGGTAAGCCGCTCGCGTCCAACCATCGGATCGAGGAGCCAGGTCTCCTGTTGCCATGCCATTCTCGGCAATCAGTACGGGTAGTTTATAGCGGACGTAAAAACGCTTGATGGCTTTGTAGAGGCCTTCCGGATGAACCTCCCACTGGTCGGGACGAGGAAACCGAACCGGAAGCGAGAGGTAAATCTTGGCATAGTAGTCCAGAGCAGCATAATCCACCTTGCGACCGCCACGGCCAAAGGCATCGTGAATCGT
Encoded here:
- a CDS encoding DUF47 family protein: MLKFLPKDLSFFELLEASAARIYDATCELQRFVAGDAAAGEALRERRRAEHRREGPTYALIDKLNGTFLTPLDREDLHDLAFRLDDILDAVLISADRVTLYRIEAYAGHVPAMLALLMGTQGPLQAGLVALRSPQTHALALEQARVLHGLGLEGDDLHHQALAALYAIPMEGPQLVLEAIKLKEIYDQLKRALDAAEDVADILHAIVVKNA